A genomic segment from Necator americanus strain Aroian chromosome III, whole genome shotgun sequence encodes:
- a CDS encoding hypothetical protein (NECATOR_CHRIII.G12498.T1), producing MTLQEQIKCAREKLKPTTTVVLLEDGQEAIERRNLDGEFVRDIVDAEVSEPGEVVSNRRRKKVERMRRMGFVVDLQPDLQIARICPGVCLGSQDVAGDLTLLEGEGITHIVNCATGVPNYFPKKFKYLHLEVLDLPWTDIIQSFGEAHEFMKDCVDSGGKVFVHCNAGISRAASFVISYLMVHHAMSLQQAIEVVKSARPKVRPNMGFMQQLKHFEESLSSHHL from the exons ATGACTCTCCAGGAACAAATTAAATGTGCCAGGGAGAAACTGAAGCCGACCACCACCGT GGTTCTTCTCGAAGATGGTCAGGAGGCAATCGAACGTAGAAACCTGGATGGCGAGTTTGTTCGTGACATCGTCGATGCGGAAGTTTCTGAACCGGGAGAAG TTGTTTCGAATCGACGACGGAAGAAGGTTGAACGGATGCGTCGAATGGGTTTTGTTGTGGATCTGCAGCCGGATCTTCAGATTGCTCGGATTTGCCCTGGAGTATGTTTAG GAAGCCAGGATGTCGCCGGTGATCTAACACTTCTCGAAGGCGAGGGTATCACACATATCGTTAATTGTGCAACTGGGGTCCCCAATTATTTCCCCAAAAAGTTCAAATATCTTCACCTGGAGGTACTAGATCTGCCCTGGACCGACATAATTCAAAGTTTTGGGGAGGCGCACGAATTCATGAAAGATTGTGTGGATAGTGGAGGAAAG GTTTTTGTACACTGCAATGCGGGAATTTCTCGTGCAGCGTCATTTGTGATCTCATATTTGATGGTTCATCACGCTATGTCGCTACAACAAGCCATAGAAGTTGTTAAAAGCGCTAGACCAA AGGTGCGGCCGAACATGGGTTTTATGCAGCAGTTGAAGCACTTCGAAGAGTCGCTTTCTAGTCACCACTTATAA
- a CDS encoding hypothetical protein (NECATOR_CHRIII.G12498.T2), whose protein sequence is MTLQEQIKCAREKLKPTTTVVLLEDGQEAIERRNLDGEFVRDIVDAEVSEPGEGTLVVSNRRRKKVERMRRMGFVVDLQPDLQIARICPGVCLGSQDVAGDLTLLEGEGITHIVNCATGVPNYFPKKFKYLHLEVLDLPWTDIIQSFGEAHEFMKDCVDSGGKVFVHCNAGISRAASFVISYLMVHHAMSLQQAIEVVKSARPKVRPNMVTTYKVQNVRDSFNLWVGEQFH, encoded by the exons ATGACTCTCCAGGAACAAATTAAATGTGCCAGGGAGAAACTGAAGCCGACCACCACCGT GGTTCTTCTCGAAGATGGTCAGGAGGCAATCGAACGTAGAAACCTGGATGGCGAGTTTGTTCGTGACATCGTCGATGCGGAAGTTTCTGAACCGGGAGAAGGTACTTTAG TTGTTTCGAATCGACGACGGAAGAAGGTTGAACGGATGCGTCGAATGGGTTTTGTTGTGGATCTGCAGCCGGATCTTCAGATTGCTCGGATTTGCCCTGGAGTATGTTTAG GAAGCCAGGATGTCGCCGGTGATCTAACACTTCTCGAAGGCGAGGGTATCACACATATCGTTAATTGTGCAACTGGGGTCCCCAATTATTTCCCCAAAAAGTTCAAATATCTTCACCTGGAGGTACTAGATCTGCCCTGGACCGACATAATTCAAAGTTTTGGGGAGGCGCACGAATTCATGAAAGATTGTGTGGATAGTGGAGGAAAG GTTTTTGTACACTGCAATGCGGGAATTTCTCGTGCAGCGTCATTTGTGATCTCATATTTGATGGTTCATCACGCTATGTCGCTACAACAAGCCATAGAAGTTGTTAAAAGCGCTAGACCAA AGGTGCGGCCGAACATGG TCACCACTTATAAAGTACAAAA TGTGCGAGATTCGTTCAATTTGTGGGTAGGAGAACAATTTCATTGA
- a CDS encoding hypothetical protein (NECATOR_CHRIII.G12499.T1): MQTLDSNQEQNPPIGSQKRKRRPRVDCQNAIQLLAKALKIESSADPCTSMNGDQIAESALQLFSKQPEVSGSVNVLEGKGSESALATENREELPSINDQNAIQEFFRKNRTKKLRDFVSARRPYDIEVPTDRPADEQMHFSIPSDHPMRKILEQSDKGMSVKEALAKEFRNYKVRLPKKRIQFDVDPAIDPSVLYSLFANDSVDENSVVTATTPTMTTVRDALTALVSVADGASSSSDNGTSEVDLTTLVKPEPSDPVTEPGTLMRFSAASLNSEKAGQSIYSLPPFWKLPLIVSKGYRGIYYVQGIKYVQITTLMKGDALAVSLDLPMGFDLNGHLATFTLNDLLLANGIAINDPKNCKELCRIFTPSVFLIQHAIADHLLWNCGPNSLNPLAALNLEHYLIPISCEIPPFACHKPQYFELGLNGWYGHNEVFDPCTPVPHSPSGSTTPSVCEDVKPVITSTKPLNLKCSSSGSIDPSAAHSSGSVTPPFSDDLKPVAKTQNIPLSARQKGLVVTHFDTGASVEELSLKFEVPKEAIESIILNRAEVIRDQTAALMAEADDERDKQILQGTRKKNRVRRTSFVGLNILMWRFFKDCRDSGIVLNGKLLKEHAMMISRQLGLENFKGSEGWLDAFKRRHKIDLKNMSGVPVNYEETDDDRMEEDHDDVVASVANASTSNSTANPHEINISQIQSSSEGTTAALLECVEKASAPPAGAVASISSTKPLDLGNLFRTADDSSCTNGVGNMVNGVSHITPVTPHHSRFPSQMQMTPSTSLDEHGFIAAVVKSAAISVHDKELSSALETIRSYILINDSSAMPAFLELQMKLAAISREQSKREKQNRINGHTDEIGPS, from the exons ATGCAAACCTTAGATAGCAATCAAGAGCAGAACCCGCCGATAGGGTCTCAG AAACGCAAACGAAGACCCCGTGTGGATTGTCAAAATGCCATACAATTGCTGGCGAAAGCCCTTAAGATAGAGTCTTCTGCCGATCCATGCACGTCTATGAATGGAGATCAAATCGCTGAGAGCGCACTACAGTTGTTTTCGAAGCAACCTGAAGTTTCTGGCAGCGTAAACGTTTTGGAGGGGAAg GGAAGCGAGTCAGCTCTTGCAACAGAGAATAGGGAGGAGCTACCTTCTATCAACGATCAAAATGCAATCCAAGAATTCTTTCGGAAGAATAGAACAAAGAAATTACGCGACTTTGTCTCAGCACGACGTCCGTACGAC ATTGAGGTACCGACTGATCGACCAGCAGATGAGCAGATGCATTTCTCTATCCCTAGTGATCATCcgatgagaaaaattttagaacagTCCGACAAAGGGATGTCCGTGAAG GAGGCTCTCGCTAAAGAGTTCCGAAACTACAAAGTTCGATTgccaaagaaaagaatacaatTCGATGTTGATCCTGCCATTGATCCTT CTGTGTTATATTCACTTTTTGCAAACGATTCTGTGGACGAGAATAGTGTCGTAACGGCCACCACACCAACAATGACTACTGTTCGAGACGCGCTTACCGCCTTGGTCAGCGTAGCTGATGGTGCTAGCTCATCATCGGATAATGGAACATCGGAAGTGGATCTAACTACATTGGTTAAG CCTGAACCAAGTGATCCTGTCACAGAACCAGGCACTTTGATGCGGTTCAG tGCTGCGTCACTCAACAGTGAAAAAGCTGGCCAAAGTATATACTCACTGCCACCATTTTGGAAGCTTCCTCTAATTGTTTCCAAAGGCTATCGTGGAATCTACTATGTGCAGGGAATCAAATATGTGCAAATAAC AACGTTAATGAAAGGTGATGCTCTGGCTGTTTCTCTCGACTTGCCGATGGGTTTTGACCTTAATGGTCATCTCGCGACATTCACCCTGAATGATTTACTTTTAGCAAACGGTATCGCGATAAATGATCCTAAAAACTGCAAGGAATTGTGTA GGATATTTACACCTAGCGTGTTCCTCATACAGCATGCTATTGCGGATCATCTCTTGTGGAACTGTGGACCGAATTCCTTGAATCCGCTGGCAGCTTTGAACCTAG AACATTATCTTATTCCAATTTCCTGTGAGATTCCTCCATTTGCATGTCATAAACCGCAATATTTTGAGCT GGGTTTAAATGGTTGGTATGGTCACAATGAAGTGTTCGACCCATGTACG CCAGTTCCACATTCTCCGTCTGGTTCAACTACGCCTTCCGTGTGTGAGGACGTAAAACCGGTGATAACATCAACAAA ACCGTTGAATCTAAAATGCTCTTCCAGCGGCTCGATCGACCCG TCGGCTGCACATTCTTCTGGATCAGTTACGCCGCCATTTTCCGACGATTTAAAGCCTGTCGCAAAAACACAAAA tatacCTTTGTCGGCTCGGCAAAAAGGTCTCGTCGTGACTCATTTTGACACTGGTGCTTCTGTTGAGGAGTTATCGCTCAAATTCGAAGTGCCGAAGGAAGCG ATAGAATCAATAATATTAAATCGTGCGGAAGTAATTCGTGATCAGACGGCTGCTTTAATGGCAGAAGCGGACGATGAGCGAGATAAGCAGATATTACAAGGgactagaaagaaaaacagg GTGCGAAGGACGTCATTTGTTGGGTTGAACATTCTGATGTGGCGATTCTTCAAGGATTGTCGCGATAGTGGAATCGTCCTAAACGGGAAGTTGCTAAAGGAGCATGCAATGATGATCTCAAGGCAGTTAG GTCTAGAAAACTTCAAAGGCTCGGAGGGATGGCTGGATGCGTTTAAAAGACGCCATAAAATTGATCTCAAAAATATGTCAGGTGTGCCTGTGAACTATGAAGAAACGGATGATGATAGAATGGAAGAGGATCATGATGACG TTGTGGCAAGCGTAGCAAACGCTAGCACAAGTAACTCAACAGCGAATCCGCATGAGATTAACATCTCTCAGATTCAATCGTCCAGTGAAG GAACTACAGCAGCTCTCCTGGAATGTGTTGAGAAGGCGAGCGCTCCGCCAGCTGGTGCTGTCGCCAGCATTTCGAGTACAAAGCCATTAGATCTAGGGAATCTCTTCAGGACCGCGGATG ATTCCTCTTGCACTAACGGGGTCGGAAATATGGTGAATGGAGTGTCACACATCACTCCTGTCACCCCACATCATTCGAGGTTTCCTTCACAGATGCAGATGACGCCATCAACG TCACTAGACGAACATGGTTTCATAGCAGCTGTTGTGAAGAGTGCAGCGATTAGTGTGCACGATAAGGAG CTATCATCAGCTCTGGAAACTATCAGAAGTTACATACTTATAAACGATTCTTCAGCAATGCCTGCATTTTTAGAACTTCAAATGAAGTTAGCTGCG ATCTCCCGAGAACAAAGTAAGCGAGAGAAACAAAATCGAATAAATGGGCATACGGATGAGATTGGCCCATCATAA
- a CDS encoding hypothetical protein (NECATOR_CHRIII.G12500.T1): MRIICRACRYTKCIQMGMDRQAVQPRRDRNAGRRKISYSNRSPPQQQSMDKLASAMEFSGLSPEVPYAASYSSSLSEDPETATHSFGQETPESVLEMLLREERLYNERRCILYCVRNNISQILSAGEVNDIPFSSQDLTELTFAGVQKDIRAQILATYEWIRGWNHFKCLNISDKKVFLRRCTLFHQIVDPCYLTMRLGLPNRFVMFNGMFVGVAEGSDEGWRDETCISANLKKTYYRPLLDSVLADIVYPMKAINITFIEYVILKALVTFKSTSIANVSPTLKKCLLSQIDLIFGALSLHYTNLGMSDDEIAERTGNVVLLIGNIFEVGMQCLESHQVIQFFDLWKLDDLLIKLISESTKL, translated from the exons ATGCGAATCATTTGTCGAGCATGCCGTTATACGAAATGTATTCAGATGGGAATGGATAGGCAAG CTGTTCAACCTCGCCGTGATCGTAACGCAGGTCGCCGAAAAATCTCATACTCAAATCGCTCACCACCACAACAGCAATCGATGGATAAATTGGCTTCGGCAATG GAATTCTCTGGTTTATCTCCAGAAGTGCCCTATGCTGCATCGTATTCGTCTTCACTTTCTGAAGATCCAGAAACAGCAACGCATTCGTTTGGACA AGAAACACCTGAAAGTGTGCTAGAAATGCTCTTAAGGGAGGAACGACTCTACAATGAGCGGAGATGTATTTTATATTGTGTCAGAAACAATATTTCTCAAATACTTTCAGCAGGAGAAGTGAATGACATt CCGTTCTCCTCTCAGGATCTTACCGAATTGACATTTGCGGGTGTACAAAAGGATATCAGGGCGCAAATTCTTGCCACATATGAATGGATTCGTGGATGGAAccatttcaaatgtttgaaCATTTCGGATAAG AAAGTTTTCCTTCGACGATGCACACTGTTCCATCAAATAGTTGATCCATGTTATCTTACAATGAGGCTGGGATTACCAAACAG GTTCGTCATGTTTAATGGGATGTTCGTCGGAGTCGCGGAAGGTTCGGATGAGGGATGGCGAGACGAGACGTGCATTTCAGCGAATCTGAAGAAAAC ATACTACCGACCTCTACTCGATAGTGTGCTCGCTGATATTGTTTATCCGATGAAAGCAATCAACATAACATTTATCGAATACGTGATTCTAAAGGCATTGGTCACTTTTAAAAGCACAT CGATTGCCAACGTCTCACCGACACTGAAAAAATGTCTTCTCTCACAGATTGATCTCATATTTGGAGCTCTTTCATTGCACTACACGAATCTTGGTATGTCAGACGACGAGATTGCTGAACGAACCGGAAACGTGGTTCTTCTCATCGGCAACATTTTT GAAGTTGGGATGCAATGCCTCGAAAGCCACCAAGTGATCCAGTTCTTTGATCTGTGGAAACTTGATGACCTTCTGATCAAATTGATCAGCGAAAGTACGAAATTATGA
- a CDS encoding hypothetical protein (NECATOR_CHRIII.G12498.T3), which translates to MTLQEQIKCAREKLKPTTTVVLLEDGQEAIERRNLDGEFVRDIVDAEVSEPGEVVSNRRRKKVERMRRMGFVVDLQPDLQIARICPGVCLGSQDVAGDLTLLEGEGITHIVNCATGVPNYFPKKFKYLHLEVLDLPWTDIIQSFGEAHEFMKDCVDSGGKVFVHCNAGISRAASFVISYLMVHHAMSLQQAIEVVKSARPKVRPNMVTTYKVQNVRDSFNLWVGEQFH; encoded by the exons ATGACTCTCCAGGAACAAATTAAATGTGCCAGGGAGAAACTGAAGCCGACCACCACCGT GGTTCTTCTCGAAGATGGTCAGGAGGCAATCGAACGTAGAAACCTGGATGGCGAGTTTGTTCGTGACATCGTCGATGCGGAAGTTTCTGAACCGGGAGAAG TTGTTTCGAATCGACGACGGAAGAAGGTTGAACGGATGCGTCGAATGGGTTTTGTTGTGGATCTGCAGCCGGATCTTCAGATTGCTCGGATTTGCCCTGGAGTATGTTTAG GAAGCCAGGATGTCGCCGGTGATCTAACACTTCTCGAAGGCGAGGGTATCACACATATCGTTAATTGTGCAACTGGGGTCCCCAATTATTTCCCCAAAAAGTTCAAATATCTTCACCTGGAGGTACTAGATCTGCCCTGGACCGACATAATTCAAAGTTTTGGGGAGGCGCACGAATTCATGAAAGATTGTGTGGATAGTGGAGGAAAG GTTTTTGTACACTGCAATGCGGGAATTTCTCGTGCAGCGTCATTTGTGATCTCATATTTGATGGTTCATCACGCTATGTCGCTACAACAAGCCATAGAAGTTGTTAAAAGCGCTAGACCAA AGGTGCGGCCGAACATGG TCACCACTTATAAAGTACAAAA TGTGCGAGATTCGTTCAATTTGTGGGTAGGAGAACAATTTCATTGA